One Bifidobacterium crudilactis genomic region harbors:
- a CDS encoding alkaline phosphatase family protein, translating into MSVEIPDERELLQRTEIAPYGDAKAEAGPDGFRRGGAYHLSSVLPALSSALGAPVSTAVHENPKVLQELLGIPDASSAIVVLVDGMGFWNLNIRLGHVPYMRSLMDDSVNQRPISTCFPSTTVAAMGTFGTGTCPGLTGMTGYTQINAETGRLSQLIQFKNALEPHDLQRQPTLFESLEAKGVRTTSCGMSKFANSPLTQAALRGARYVSGANAQSRVLAACKAAKTPGLTYLYIRDADKIGHNYGWDSDEWIGAFESIDSQLALLRRCAPKGTVIVIVADHGMISARPENRCDVGELDDLQEGLALFGGEPRTPMLYAQSEADVPGIVERWQRRFSDRARLWTKEQAVEQGLFGEVDNRVAAMLGDVIVSASDTTTIVDSRSQSDKATRLPSVHGSQSFMEMDIPCLIDMA; encoded by the coding sequence ATGAGTGTTGAGATTCCCGATGAGCGAGAGCTGCTGCAACGAACCGAAATCGCGCCGTACGGCGACGCCAAGGCCGAAGCCGGTCCCGACGGCTTCCGCAGGGGTGGTGCCTATCATCTCTCGTCGGTGCTTCCCGCATTGAGCTCGGCACTGGGGGCTCCGGTCTCGACCGCCGTGCATGAGAATCCGAAGGTCCTGCAGGAATTGCTTGGCATTCCCGATGCCTCGTCGGCGATTGTCGTGCTGGTCGACGGCATGGGATTCTGGAATCTCAATATCCGTCTTGGCCACGTGCCATACATGCGCTCGCTGATGGATGACTCGGTGAATCAGCGTCCTATCAGCACATGCTTCCCCAGTACGACGGTCGCGGCGATGGGTACCTTCGGCACAGGAACATGCCCAGGTTTGACCGGCATGACAGGGTATACGCAGATAAACGCGGAAACGGGAAGGCTGAGTCAGCTCATCCAGTTCAAGAATGCTCTGGAACCGCATGATTTGCAGCGGCAGCCGACGCTGTTCGAATCGCTTGAAGCCAAGGGCGTGCGCACGACATCCTGTGGAATGTCGAAATTCGCCAACTCTCCGCTGACTCAGGCGGCTCTGCGCGGCGCGCGCTATGTTTCCGGGGCGAATGCTCAATCGCGCGTCCTGGCGGCGTGCAAGGCGGCCAAGACGCCGGGGCTGACGTATCTGTATATTCGTGACGCAGACAAAATCGGACATAACTACGGCTGGGATTCAGATGAGTGGATAGGTGCCTTCGAGAGCATCGACTCCCAGCTTGCCCTGCTGCGACGATGTGCTCCTAAAGGGACCGTCATCGTTATCGTGGCCGATCACGGGATGATCAGCGCCAGGCCAGAGAATCGATGCGATGTCGGTGAACTGGATGATTTGCAGGAGGGGTTGGCACTGTTCGGGGGAGAGCCCCGGACTCCGATGCTCTATGCCCAATCCGAAGCCGACGTTCCCGGCATCGTAGAACGATGGCAGCGGCGTTTCTCCGACCGGGCGAGGCTATGGACGAAAGAACAGGCGGTCGAGCAAGGGCTGTTCGGTGAGGTTGATAACCGTGTGGCGGCCATGCTGGGAGATGTTATCGTCAGTGCCTCCGATACCACCACGATTGTCGACAGCCGTTCCCAGAGCGACAAGGCCACCCGTCTGCCAAGCGTTCACGGTTCCCAAAGCTTTATGGAAATGGACATTCCCTGCCTTATCGACATGGCCTGA
- the dut gene encoding dUTP diphosphatase, whose translation MAYDEDYDEAENVEVLVKALHGEQSAQLWYVHEGDAGADLRAAEDVTLRPFERALVPTGVAIALPSGFVGLVHPRSGLAARQGVTVLNAPGTIDAGYRGEIKVPLINLDSEHTVSFKAGDRIAQLVIQRYVQARFVAAEQLPGSDRAEHGFGSTGVSS comes from the coding sequence ATGGCCTACGACGAGGACTACGACGAAGCGGAGAACGTTGAGGTACTGGTCAAGGCTCTGCATGGCGAGCAGAGTGCACAGCTGTGGTACGTACATGAGGGTGATGCCGGCGCCGACCTGCGCGCCGCCGAGGATGTAACCCTGCGTCCTTTTGAACGGGCGCTTGTCCCTACTGGAGTGGCGATTGCCCTGCCTTCGGGATTTGTGGGTCTGGTTCATCCGCGTTCCGGTCTTGCAGCGCGTCAGGGAGTGACCGTGCTGAACGCCCCTGGAACCATAGATGCCGGATATCGCGGCGAAATCAAGGTTCCGTTGATCAATCTCGATTCAGAGCATACGGTCTCGTTCAAGGCCGGCGACAGAATCGCACAATTGGTGATTCAGCGTTATGTGCAGGCGCGTTTCGTGGCGGCCGAGCAGCTTCCCGGCTCTGATCGCGCCGAGCATGGTTTCGGTTCGACCGGAGTGTCCTCCTGA
- the sepH gene encoding septation protein SepH encodes MPEEPIRVARFDHVTDRGDLVFVFDHRHFAVRIDDTLERGLMEAKQIKAEAQGIVQPQASSALPISSIQSYIRAGMDTARVAKQFSVNEAIVRRFSSPVETEKKYAIEQFLSVAAPKKTKARNNGELIESSLRNARINPSAIIWTATRRDHEPWHIHAKFEAAGRMIKADWSWDMHDNSVSSLNSTAKRLLGEGETRQDILPTSMRQALNGRGPLPYDWMDDELSNAEATESEIPPVVREELHTSSSSIAAKHQYAPPQAPAEQSTSAQSSATRPESARSETARSESAQPPSASNQTSATHSRPSATEGTEPSKTADDTSTGTAAGNGTGELTGWLYGRSKRQPAAAKQRPGTVDTTSPTPRNSEEVSSQEPASGSDDAHKGKEHPTANRKSGRSAVPSWDEILFGD; translated from the coding sequence ATGCCTGAAGAACCCATACGGGTGGCCCGTTTCGACCACGTCACCGACAGGGGCGATTTGGTATTCGTGTTCGATCATCGCCATTTCGCTGTGCGCATTGACGACACTCTCGAACGTGGCCTGATGGAGGCCAAACAAATCAAGGCAGAGGCCCAGGGAATCGTCCAGCCTCAGGCTTCTTCAGCGCTACCTATATCTTCAATTCAGTCGTATATCAGGGCGGGCATGGACACCGCTCGCGTCGCCAAACAATTCTCGGTAAACGAGGCGATTGTCAGACGCTTTTCCTCCCCGGTCGAAACCGAAAAGAAGTACGCGATAGAACAGTTTCTCAGCGTCGCCGCCCCGAAGAAAACCAAGGCGCGCAACAACGGCGAACTGATTGAATCGTCGTTGAGAAACGCGCGCATCAATCCCTCAGCCATCATCTGGACGGCGACACGCCGAGATCATGAGCCCTGGCATATTCACGCCAAATTCGAAGCAGCCGGACGCATGATCAAAGCGGACTGGTCCTGGGATATGCACGACAACAGCGTCAGCAGTCTGAACTCCACCGCAAAGCGACTGCTTGGAGAAGGCGAAACCCGTCAGGACATTCTGCCGACCTCGATGAGGCAGGCGCTCAACGGTCGTGGTCCGCTGCCTTACGACTGGATGGATGACGAACTCTCCAACGCCGAGGCGACGGAAAGCGAAATTCCACCCGTGGTGCGCGAAGAGCTCCACACATCCTCCTCGAGCATCGCAGCAAAGCACCAGTATGCGCCGCCGCAAGCGCCTGCCGAACAGTCAACATCGGCACAATCCTCGGCAACGCGGCCGGAATCAGCACGAAGCGAGACGGCACGCTCTGAATCAGCACAGCCGCCATCGGCGTCCAACCAGACATCAGCAACTCACAGTCGTCCATCCGCTACCGAAGGCACGGAACCCTCGAAAACCGCCGATGACACCTCAACGGGGACTGCAGCAGGAAATGGTACGGGTGAACTGACCGGATGGCTGTATGGCAGGTCCAAGCGTCAACCCGCAGCCGCCAAGCAACGGCCCGGCACTGTTGATACCACGAGCCCGACGCCTCGAAACTCCGAGGAGGTCTCCAGCCAGGAGCCTGCATCCGGCAGCGACGACGCGCACAAAGGCAAAGAACACCCCACTGCGAATCGCAAGTCGGGCCGTTCCGCAGTGCCCAGCTGGGACGAAATCCTATTCGGCGACTAG
- a CDS encoding RelA/SpoT family protein has translation MVGSDEGKLPESKNAADTAQGLSSRALGCEISTDPTNPLEPIRQMCELHHPDEDMSILQRAYQRAVVQHREQRRKSGEPYIIHPLAVSQILADLGMGPTVVAAGLLHDTVEDTDYTLEECRDEFGETVAGLVDGVTKLSKMEYGDSAQAETIRKMVVAMSRDVRVLVVKLADRVHNARTWRYVKSTSAQRKARETLDVYAPLANRLGMNAIKTELEELSFKVLYPKIYNEIVVLVARRAGQRDVYLKQILAEINDDLGSQGIEAFVTGRPKDYFSIYQKMIVRGHDFANIYDLVGVRIVVDSIQDCYAALGAVHARWNPVPGRFKDYIAMPKLNMYQSLHTTVVGPGGKPVEIQIRTWDMHRRAEFGIAAHWEYKENGKAGRVLSAPDSKDRKREQNEVSELSEADNLKWIQQLADWTSETPDSSEFLGSLKEDLGSSEVYVFTPKGKIVSLPAAATPVDFAYAVHTEVGHRTMGARVNGRLVPLDTTLENGDTVEILTSKSDNDGPSHDWLSFVKSPKARNKIRQWFSKERRSEAIDEGKDELTRAMRKKNLPVASLLTPEALVGIAQELNFPNAESVYAAVGEGQVSTQNVISRLVKDAGPAEVDDEVEQESLPLRQLEQTSGQGGSQGVSVKGVGDIWVKLARCCTPVPGDPIVGFITRNQGVSVHRADCQNLLDLKERQPERIVEVSWTSTKGTFMVKIQVEALDRPHLLSDVTRVLADHGVNILSGSQATGRDRVATSQFVFEMADPQHLNSLLTGVRRIDGVFDVYRLTGAKDSAEPRLRHMHSHG, from the coding sequence ATGGTCGGTAGCGACGAGGGCAAGTTGCCTGAGAGCAAGAATGCTGCGGATACCGCGCAAGGGCTCTCCTCGCGTGCGCTTGGCTGTGAAATCAGCACCGATCCCACCAATCCGCTGGAACCCATACGGCAAATGTGCGAGCTCCACCATCCGGACGAGGATATGTCCATCCTTCAACGGGCATATCAGCGAGCGGTGGTCCAGCATCGTGAGCAGCGTAGAAAATCCGGTGAACCGTACATCATCCATCCTCTGGCGGTCTCGCAGATTCTCGCCGACCTGGGTATGGGGCCGACGGTGGTGGCGGCGGGTCTGCTTCACGATACGGTCGAAGACACCGATTACACGCTTGAGGAGTGTCGTGACGAATTCGGCGAGACCGTCGCGGGACTGGTGGACGGCGTCACCAAGCTCAGCAAAATGGAATACGGGGATTCGGCACAGGCCGAGACCATTCGCAAGATGGTAGTTGCCATGAGCCGCGATGTGCGGGTGCTGGTGGTCAAGCTCGCGGATCGTGTCCACAACGCCCGTACGTGGCGATATGTGAAATCCACCAGTGCTCAGCGCAAAGCGCGTGAAACCCTCGACGTGTACGCACCTCTGGCTAACCGGTTAGGCATGAACGCCATCAAAACGGAGCTTGAAGAGTTGAGCTTCAAGGTGCTCTACCCGAAGATATACAACGAGATCGTGGTGTTGGTGGCCAGAAGAGCCGGACAGCGCGATGTGTACCTCAAGCAGATTCTGGCCGAGATCAACGATGATCTGGGCAGTCAGGGCATCGAGGCCTTCGTCACCGGCCGCCCGAAGGATTATTTCAGCATCTATCAGAAGATGATCGTGCGAGGGCATGATTTCGCCAATATCTACGATCTGGTCGGTGTGCGCATCGTCGTGGATTCGATTCAGGACTGCTATGCGGCGCTAGGCGCGGTACATGCACGTTGGAATCCTGTACCCGGGCGTTTCAAGGACTACATTGCGATGCCCAAACTGAACATGTACCAGTCCCTGCACACCACTGTGGTGGGACCGGGCGGCAAGCCCGTGGAGATTCAGATACGTACCTGGGATATGCACAGACGTGCCGAATTCGGCATAGCCGCCCATTGGGAGTACAAGGAGAACGGCAAGGCCGGCAGGGTGCTGTCCGCTCCTGACAGCAAGGACCGCAAGCGCGAACAGAACGAGGTATCCGAGCTTTCGGAGGCGGATAACCTCAAATGGATTCAACAGCTCGCCGACTGGACAAGCGAAACCCCGGATTCCAGTGAATTCCTCGGCTCACTCAAAGAGGATCTCGGTTCCTCCGAAGTGTATGTATTCACGCCGAAGGGCAAAATCGTATCTCTGCCTGCAGCGGCCACTCCTGTGGATTTCGCCTATGCGGTGCATACCGAAGTGGGTCATCGCACGATGGGTGCCCGGGTGAACGGCCGATTGGTGCCATTGGACACCACTCTGGAGAACGGCGACACCGTCGAGATTCTTACCAGCAAATCCGATAACGACGGACCCTCTCACGATTGGCTGAGTTTCGTCAAAAGCCCCAAGGCCCGCAACAAGATTCGGCAGTGGTTCAGCAAGGAACGCCGCTCGGAAGCCATTGACGAGGGCAAGGACGAGCTGACCCGTGCCATGCGGAAGAAGAACCTGCCCGTGGCGAGTCTGCTGACTCCTGAAGCTCTGGTGGGCATTGCGCAGGAACTCAATTTCCCGAATGCCGAGAGCGTGTACGCCGCCGTCGGCGAGGGGCAGGTCTCCACTCAGAACGTGATTTCACGTCTGGTCAAGGACGCCGGGCCTGCAGAAGTCGATGATGAGGTGGAGCAGGAATCCCTGCCGCTTCGCCAGTTGGAGCAGACTTCAGGGCAGGGTGGCTCTCAGGGTGTTTCGGTCAAAGGTGTAGGAGACATCTGGGTCAAGCTTGCCAGATGCTGCACACCGGTGCCCGGTGACCCCATCGTGGGCTTCATCACCAGGAATCAGGGTGTGTCGGTGCATAGGGCAGACTGTCAGAATCTCCTTGATCTCAAGGAACGTCAACCTGAGCGTATCGTCGAAGTGTCGTGGACGAGTACCAAAGGCACCTTTATGGTGAAGATTCAGGTGGAAGCCCTGGACCGACCGCATCTGCTCTCGGATGTGACACGAGTACTGGCCGATCACGGGGTGAACATCCTCTCCGGCAGTCAGGCGACCGGCCGTGACCGCGTGGCCACCAGCCAATTCGTCTTTGAAATGGCGGACCCTCAGCATTTGAACTCCTTGCTAACCGGTGTACGCAGAATTGACGGGGTCTTCGACGTCTACCGTCTCACGGGAGCCAAGGATTCCGCCGAGCCGCGCCTGCGCCATATGCATTCCCACGGATAG
- a CDS encoding DUF4193 domain-containing protein: protein MAQDYDSPRNKDEDEESLQALGKGTPSTSSDIDDDENAIAEDYELPGAGLSNEDSSVTVIPMQGDEFICSVCFLVKHRSQLAYMTEDGQPVCKECAA, encoded by the coding sequence ATGGCTCAGGATTATGATTCCCCGCGTAACAAAGACGAGGATGAGGAATCGCTGCAAGCTCTCGGCAAGGGCACACCGAGCACATCCAGCGACATAGATGATGACGAGAATGCGATTGCCGAAGATTACGAGCTTCCCGGTGCCGGCCTCAGCAATGAGGATTCTTCGGTCACGGTGATTCCGATGCAGGGTGATGAGTTCATCTGCTCGGTCTGCTTCCTGGTGAAGCACCGCAGCCAGCTGGCGTACATGACCGAGGACGGCCAGCCTGTCTGCAAGGAGTGCGCCGCCTGA
- a CDS encoding DUF349 domain-containing protein → MADETATTPENTVSAQGQTVSPDNAGDSAQTAPAAPSSTPKPGASTQKAHVPSPAALARKTPQVAAPVQQSTYSQDDVDAAKTFGRVDDQGNVFVNENGNERIVGQFPNAQGTEALDLYAHRYLDLKAKFDLFETRLKSSEIKAHEIDESLKSLKEDVKEPPVVGDIAALQSALESLQHQAAEKKQALAAARKEAMAKAIAERTVIVEKAENLAASLSEGTNWRSTADKFRSLFDQWQQHQRSSVRIEKGEADALWKRFSSARTEFNQARRKWAQNRDAEQSKAKQLKEAIIKEAESIQGSTDWGTTSHEFNALMDRWKAAGRAGRNEDDALWTRFRAAADTFFNARQADRDEMSSNEKDNLVKKEALLVKAEALLPVKDEESAKQARQSLAKIQEEWDLIGYVPRDDVHRIESRLDKVDKQIKSVEDAAWKQSDPEADARKSSFEVQLTSQLADLTAQIEAESDPKKLKALEAEKAAKEQWLKVIK, encoded by the coding sequence ATGGCCGACGAGACTGCCACAACACCCGAGAACACCGTATCCGCTCAAGGGCAGACCGTTTCGCCTGATAACGCGGGCGACAGCGCCCAGACTGCTCCGGCGGCCCCGTCATCGACGCCCAAACCCGGTGCATCCACGCAGAAGGCCCACGTCCCTTCGCCTGCGGCACTTGCCAGGAAGACCCCTCAGGTCGCGGCTCCTGTCCAGCAGAGCACATATTCGCAGGATGATGTGGACGCGGCAAAAACCTTCGGCAGAGTCGACGATCAGGGCAATGTATTCGTCAACGAAAACGGCAACGAGCGCATCGTCGGGCAGTTCCCGAACGCGCAGGGCACCGAGGCGCTCGATCTGTATGCCCACCGTTACCTCGACCTGAAAGCGAAGTTCGATCTTTTCGAGACACGTCTGAAAAGCAGCGAAATCAAAGCCCATGAAATCGACGAGTCGCTGAAGAGTCTGAAGGAAGACGTCAAGGAGCCCCCGGTGGTCGGCGATATCGCCGCATTGCAATCCGCACTCGAATCTTTGCAGCACCAGGCCGCAGAGAAGAAGCAGGCACTCGCGGCCGCACGCAAAGAGGCCATGGCAAAGGCCATCGCGGAACGCACCGTGATTGTCGAGAAGGCCGAGAATCTTGCCGCTTCGCTTTCGGAGGGCACCAACTGGCGCTCTACGGCAGACAAGTTCCGTTCACTCTTCGACCAGTGGCAGCAGCATCAGCGCAGCTCCGTAAGAATCGAAAAAGGCGAGGCCGACGCGCTATGGAAGCGCTTCTCATCCGCCCGCACCGAGTTCAACCAGGCGAGAAGGAAGTGGGCCCAGAACAGGGATGCCGAGCAGTCCAAAGCCAAACAGCTCAAGGAAGCAATCATCAAGGAAGCCGAGTCCATCCAGGGTTCGACCGACTGGGGAACGACCTCGCACGAGTTCAATGCCCTGATGGATCGATGGAAGGCCGCTGGCCGTGCAGGACGAAACGAGGACGATGCGCTCTGGACTCGTTTCCGCGCCGCAGCCGATACCTTCTTCAACGCACGACAGGCCGATCGCGACGAAATGTCCAGCAACGAGAAGGACAACCTCGTCAAGAAGGAGGCGCTGCTGGTGAAGGCCGAGGCGCTGCTGCCGGTCAAGGACGAGGAATCCGCGAAGCAGGCACGTCAGTCTTTGGCGAAGATTCAGGAGGAATGGGATCTGATCGGCTATGTGCCGCGCGATGATGTCCACCGTATCGAAAGCCGTCTCGACAAGGTCGACAAGCAGATCAAGTCCGTCGAGGATGCCGCGTGGAAGCAGTCCGATCCCGAGGCAGACGCACGCAAGTCGAGCTTCGAGGTGCAGCTGACCAGTCAGCTCGCGGACTTGACCGCGCAGATCGAGGCGGAGAGCGACCCGAAGAAGCTCAAGGCGCTGGAAGCGGAGAAAGCCGCCAAGGAGCAGTGGCTGAAGGTCATCAAGTAA
- the hisS gene encoding histidine--tRNA ligase, which translates to MAKGASLSGFPEWLPSERVVEQHVIDTVRKVFELNGYLGIETRAVEQGSSLLKKGETSKEIYLLSRLQEVGSENDTPVEDRIGLHFDLTVPLSRYVVEHSGALTFPFKRWQIQKVWRGERPQEGRFREFVQADIDVVGNGELPEHYEVELPLVMVSVMEELRAFGMPKATVHANNRKLSEGFYRGLGLDDIEGVLREVDKLDKIGPEEVTKLLVQECGANESQAEACLALAGLTASDGNGLRAGFAALCERFGIEKDGEAFALAQEGLSTLAMIVDEAAKIRPGAVIADLKIARGLDYYTGSVYETFIDGAPSLGSVCSGGRYDNLATQGNRRYPGVGLSIGLSRLVSYMLHTAGATASRVSPAAVLVAVWDESSRSVSNGIAAQLRKRGIPADVAPTAAKLGKQIRYADHLGIPYVWFPSDNTDDGESAEGAASSQHAGGDEVKNIITGEQQAADCLSWLPDTVYAQQSVQIEDKAQA; encoded by the coding sequence GTGGCTAAAGGTGCATCATTATCAGGATTTCCAGAATGGCTCCCCTCCGAACGAGTGGTGGAGCAACACGTCATCGATACCGTTCGCAAGGTTTTTGAACTCAACGGATACCTTGGAATCGAGACGCGAGCAGTGGAGCAGGGCTCTAGCCTGCTCAAAAAGGGTGAGACCAGCAAGGAGATTTATCTGCTCAGCAGACTCCAGGAAGTCGGCTCGGAAAACGACACGCCGGTGGAGGATCGTATCGGTCTGCATTTCGATTTGACGGTTCCTCTGAGTCGTTATGTCGTCGAGCATTCGGGTGCGTTGACCTTCCCCTTCAAGCGTTGGCAGATTCAGAAGGTGTGGAGAGGGGAACGTCCTCAGGAGGGTCGTTTCCGTGAATTCGTGCAGGCCGACATCGACGTGGTCGGCAATGGGGAACTGCCCGAGCACTACGAAGTGGAACTGCCGCTGGTGATGGTTTCGGTGATGGAGGAGCTCCGCGCCTTCGGTATGCCCAAGGCGACTGTTCATGCCAATAACCGCAAGCTCTCCGAAGGCTTCTACCGTGGGCTTGGCCTGGATGACATCGAGGGTGTGCTGCGCGAGGTGGACAAACTCGACAAAATCGGCCCCGAAGAAGTGACGAAGCTTTTGGTGCAGGAATGCGGTGCCAATGAGTCCCAAGCCGAGGCATGCCTTGCCCTGGCCGGTCTGACGGCGTCCGACGGCAACGGTCTGAGGGCCGGTTTCGCAGCGCTGTGCGAGCGTTTCGGCATAGAAAAGGACGGCGAGGCCTTCGCGCTCGCACAAGAGGGTCTGTCGACATTGGCGATGATCGTCGACGAGGCGGCGAAGATCAGGCCTGGCGCGGTGATCGCCGATCTGAAGATCGCACGCGGCCTCGATTACTACACTGGCTCGGTATACGAGACCTTCATCGACGGGGCCCCTTCGCTCGGTTCCGTGTGCTCGGGCGGTCGTTATGACAACCTTGCGACGCAGGGCAATCGTCGGTATCCGGGGGTCGGGCTGTCCATCGGATTGTCTCGTCTGGTGTCGTATATGTTGCACACTGCCGGGGCGACGGCTTCCAGAGTCTCTCCGGCGGCCGTTCTGGTGGCAGTGTGGGACGAGTCCTCCCGTTCGGTGAGCAACGGCATCGCGGCGCAGCTGCGCAAACGTGGCATTCCGGCCGACGTGGCTCCGACCGCGGCGAAGCTCGGCAAGCAGATTCGGTATGCGGATCATCTGGGCATCCCCTATGTGTGGTTCCCCTCGGACAACACCGACGACGGCGAAAGCGCGGAGGGTGCGGCCTCGTCGCAACACGCCGGTGGCGACGAGGTGAAGAACATCATCACGGGGGAGCAGCAGGCGGCGGATTGCCTGTCGTGGTTGCCGGATACCGTGTATGCCCAGCAAAGCGTGCAGATTGAGGACAAGGCGCAAGCCTGA